The genomic region GTGCTTGTGCCCAGTTTTGTACGGTAAATCCACCACTTGGAAGGATGCCAGTCCAGTTCTGAAAGAACGATGCAACGAAAGTGATCAATACCGGACCGATAAGAAACCCAACAGTAACAAAAATAAGTACCGTAATCAGCTTTCGACCATAGATTGCAGAAAGTCGACCGAGTTGTCCAGGCTCACGCTCGGGCACTGTACCGGTGATTGCTTGTGTGTTATTTGAATTTGAGTCTGAATCTGGAGTGCTCATTGTGCTACCTCCGCACTCGTGTAGCGGAGACTAAGGAAAGTAAATAATACGGTGAATATAAAGAAGACTCCAGCAAGTGCTGAGGCAATATTTAATTCATATCCAACTTTGACAAGTTGATCAAATCGGAACGTAACAACCGAGAGTGACTTCAGAACTAACACAGTGCCAAAGATGGCAAGTGCCGTCCGAAACGTCAGGATGCATGCACCCACAATGCCTGGACGAATCTGTGGAAGGGTGACATATCGGAATGTTTGCATTGGAGTTGCACCAAGTGCTCTGGCAGCTTCCTCAGCGTCGGTATTGACCTCAGCGTATGTTCCACGCAACAACAACGTTGCCCGAGGGATCATCGAATAAAGATAGCCAAAGAAGAGACCAGTAATAGCAAGTACCGTGCCAGAGGGCTGTCCGGTGAGTTGGATATTCAGCGGCTCTGCCCCAGTCAAAACGGCGAAGAAGTTCGTTAGAAATCCAGTCTGCCCGAAAAGAACGATCATCATAAACGCAGCGACAATCCCAGGGAGACTGATTGGAAACGAAATAAGTGTAATAAGTAAGTCTTTACCTGGGAGTTCATACTTTTCGAGCCCATGTGCAAGTGCAATGCCGAGTATAACGCTTGAGACGGTGGTAATTGCTGAAAACCACAGCGAGTTCCAGATCGTCGCCCCATACACATCATCAACGGCTTCTGTTCCACCTGCGATTGTGCTTGAGAGCTCAGTCCCGATGATTGGAATAAATGCAGCAATCGAGGCAAACAACTGACGATATGGCTCAATTGTCCATCCTTGAGCAGCATACAGAAATTCTTCAGAGACACTGATTCGGAACATCTTCGCAAGTGGGATGAAGGCACCAAATGTCGCGAGGATAAAAAATGGGACCGCCAGTGCAACGATCCGGCGGCGTTTCCGACCGCGTTCAGTGGTTGGAAAAATAACCTGCCCAAGGCGGGTTTCTCGAATGCGGCCAAGTACTGATGATTCATCAAGCGTGGACATTGAATTCAGTAGCCAGTCAGTCCGACACCCTTTCCAATTTCTTGAATAATACTTTCTTGATTCTCGACGAGTTGCCCATAATCAACTTGGAATTGGGTTTCCTCATATCGACTTTGTGCTGGGAACTCCTCTGGCAATTCAAGTTCAGGTGCTCGGATTGGTCGAACGAAAGCATCCAGGAACTTTCGTTGCCCTTCGAGTGAAAGTGTGTAATCCATGAATAATTTACAAGCCGCAGGATTTGGTGCACCTTTGAGCATCGCATACCCATATGGCTGATTGAACGCACCCTTCTCGCCATTAGGACCGGATAACAACGAGACATCAACGTTATCTTCAGCGATAGAGTCAGAGTTATATTTCAGATCAAGACCGGTGTAGTCATACTCAACAAAAGTCTGTATTTCGCCCTTTGTGAATTTCTGCTCGACATTGCCGGCGAACACTGCTCCTTTGCTTTTCACGTCATTGTAATAGTCGATGACAGGTTGCACATCGTCCAGTGAACCACCGTATGCATTGTTGATTGAGATCGCACCAGCAAGTCCAACCGCTGCTTGCGGGGGTTGTATCTGAAGATTGGACGCAATTTCGGGTCGTTTGAGATCCTCCCAAGTCTCTGGAGGCTCAATACCTTGCTCCTCGTAGAGATCTTTTCGATACGTAACCGTTGTAGTCATCCGGCGAGTCGCGGTGACATGACCATCGTCGGTCTTGAGCGTATCTGGCACTTTATCATAATTAGCCGGCTTGTATGGTTGTGTCAATCCGTCGTTTCGCGCAACCACACCAAAGGTGTACCCACCATTCATTGCAGAATGATTTGGATCCTGCGCATTCTGCCGAGCGTGCGAGAGTGCTTCACCTGAGGAGCGCTGATCGTCATTGAGAGCAACTTGATAGTTGTTTTCGAACTCCTGCATGAGTGCGCCCCAGTTTGACCACCCGGTCTGGACAGCATAAACAAACAGTTTATCTGGGAAATCACTCGCAGAAACTGAGGTCTGATAATCACCATACCCGACTTCGAATGATTCAGCATCACCAGACCCAGATCCAGACCCAGACGCAGAACTGGAAGTTGACCCCGAGTCACCACCACCGGAGCACCCGGCAAGCCCAACTGCAGCTGCTGTGCCGAGACCGCTTAGAAGTCGTCGCCGTGTTGGATTCATTCAATTGTATTTCCGAACATCATCTAAAAATGGATTTATAATATTGTTACTGAATAGTACATATGCTATATATCAGTAATCTATTATATTTGTGATGTATAGCGATATATACAATATATAATAATGATACTACAATATCTGACCTTAGAGTAATCTCACCGTATCTGCGGACGACAGACCTGCATCATGTGCTGTGGAGGCTTGATTTGAGATACATATCCTCACAGACATCTACTTGAATAGTATTAATCCTGATACTCAGCAACGTGACTTCGAGTCTACACCCAGTTGATCATCACAATTTGCAGTCTATCTATCTGAGTTACCCAGCACTCGCTGAGGATCTCCGAGAGGATACAGATCTTATTGTTTGAACGCTCAAGATTCCCTCTATGTTCATGTGAACTACCTCAATTTATTCGACTCAACGGCTGACGCCGCTTCGGGGGCGGATTGCCTGTCTTGATAATATGATTTCTATCCATGACCCCTGGCGCCAGAGCAAGCAAAGATATCACCTTGATACGATTTGAACTGTCTCTCCAACAGCAAGCTCGCCATCTCGTTCAGATTCTGGTATTTCGGTTCCGATCATGAGACTGAATAGATTTTCGTCAAGATCGTCTGGATCAACCCACGCCCGAAGAGTTTCGGCTCGCTTTTGCACAAATGTCTCTCGGAATCCATCGTACTCCATACCGGTATGAGGATGACGAGCAGGAACAATACACCGTGGGATTGGCTCAGCGCCGGTTAATCTGACATCTCCAATTTGTAACCGATAATCACTGTCTGTTATCAACCGATCCTCCCAAAACGGTGGAACGTCGCTGACCACAAGATTAGGACGCAAACGTTGTTGCATCTGCTCGGGACAGATCCCATCATACCATGATGCCACTTCATGAATTGTAGCTTCACTGATAACCGTTGGACCAGCCTTCCCATCCGTCGTAAATATAACATTGTCAGTCTGACCTCCTCCTGGTTCGACTGCGAGTATCACATTCAATCCAAAGTACTCTGAGAGCCATGACTCAAGTGCTTCCCGGTCAGTGTCAAGCTGAAATTCATACGTCTGATCCGTCCCATGAACCCGTATTTTGAACCACTGTGAGTCTAAGTCACACGTTGTATGAAGTCGGTGGACAGCCGGCGTACGTTTGCCATGTATATACTTGCCATCAGCATCCTTCATCGCATACGCCCGATCACCGGATAGTCCGCCAATATTGGTTATTGATACCCGATCACGAGTGCTCGGATCAAGTGCTTTGACCGGGTAAGTAAGGATTTGTGAAAGCGTTGGCACTATCTGATACAGTCATATGATCAATATAACCGTTATGTTTAATTAGGGTATATAATTACGTATGATCCGGAAAAGGAATACACCATCATCCGAAGATTGCAGATAATTGATTAAATTGACAAACATCGAGCTGATTTTCAATGCTATCGGTTATTTCATCATAGTGATATTAATACTGTTGACCAATGAAAAGAAGCGGAAAGAAGCGGAAGAAGCATGTACAACACACAATATAGAGGTCGCCGAACAAACACTGTACCCAACGGCTGACTCTTGATACATGAGTGAGAATATCGAATAAACCGACTGTCTTTATTCCCTATACGGGTGGTGTTGATGTGTATCACCAAACTATCTTTAATCAGCGAGAGAATCTCGGCGTTTACCCCGAACGAGAATATCACCCAAGAAGTAGTAGAGAAGGAGTATGAAGAATTTGAGCTCACTGAGTCGATTACTGATCTTGACCCACGGGGAGACCGACCAGCACTGAGTGTCATGGAAGGTGACTGAGAGCAAATAGTTTCAATGGAATGCACATACAATCGATTATATATTATTTGCCTCTCTGACGACATTTGATTCGTCTTGACTCTATCTCAAAGTGAGTAACTCTCGTTCGTTTATTTCCTCGCCACATATCAGGAATACCATCCAGAATAATTAAGATGATCTGACTGTGAGTGAGTAGAGTATGAAACAAATTGACAAGCCACACAATCGTCGAACACTCCTTTCTATGATTATCATCGCAGTCAGTGTAGGTCTTGCAGGGTGTACTGGTCCTGGAGAAAGCGAAGATAGCGGAGATGATGGAGATACTGGAGGCGATAGCGATGAAAGTGAAGATGGGGATGAAGATGGGGGAGGGGGTGGTGGATACAACAACAAAATCAATGAACAGCCGACGATGCATACAAACTGACCTGACCGGGGGCGAAGATAATAAATACAGAACAAAACGCTCGAATCAGTATAGTCAGTTGTCGGATTTCTTCTACTGGTTTGCCTCCGCTCTATGTTATTGAGTGTTCCCCGACCACGGTGGGGCGGCATACTCGATTTGGTATGTATTATAGATGGTACAGGCGCAATCCCACGCCTGTTCACGGCGTGGATACGCGCCGTCATACTGTAGTTTTCAACCGGTTTTGCTGGACAACAGGCGCATTGGCTCTGACGCCGATGTAGCCGAGTGCCCGAAAAGTAGCGGTTCGAGTGTGAGTGTCCGCCCACGCTGGAAACAGGGTGTGCCCTACGTGGGAATCAAACAACGAGTATCGGGCTCTCGTCACCAATACAAGTAACTCCGAGTCCGGTGACAGTGACAGTGATCGAAGCTCCTGTGACACAACCAACACAGAGACTTCGCCTCGGGTGAGGAGAGGAGTACTGGAGGCTTGCCACTCCCTAGAGATTGCCCAGTGACCGGTCACACACCGATTCCAACGGTGTCCTGGCTTGGTATTGGGAGTCTGCAAACCTGAACCTGAAACTCAAACCCAAAGCTGACACTCCCAACCCAGCGAAGCGGCGCGGTGCCGTGGGATTCCTCCCGCCTTTAGACGAAGGGGGATGTCAAATCGTAATCTTATATCGCATATTCTTGTATTAACCCGTCTACCAGGGCATTATTGTTACTTTGCACCAGGCAATAAAAAGAAAGACTCCATTTGCATTGGTCTGAATACGACTGCTCATAGATTGTGTGATGTTATGTTTCTTGAGCAGTCATTTCGGTATCTGTGTTCGGCATGACTCGTGAGAGTCTCATTGCATTTCCAGTGACGGCTGTGGTCATTCCAGCGTCCCCAGCAAGTACGGCAAGCCAAATAGGAACGTATCCAAATGGCACGGCGACTGCGAGCCCGAGTTTAATAATAAGACTTGACCAGAT from Haloquadratum walsbyi C23 harbors:
- a CDS encoding ABC transporter permease — encoded protein: MSTLDESSVLGRIRETRLGQVIFPTTERGRKRRRIVALAVPFFILATFGAFIPLAKMFRISVSEEFLYAAQGWTIEPYRQLFASIAAFIPIIGTELSSTIAGGTEAVDDVYGATIWNSLWFSAITTVSSVILGIALAHGLEKYELPGKDLLITLISFPISLPGIVAAFMMIVLFGQTGFLTNFFAVLTGAEPLNIQLTGQPSGTVLAITGLFFGYLYSMIPRATLLLRGTYAEVNTDAEEAARALGATPMQTFRYVTLPQIRPGIVGACILTFRTALAIFGTVLVLKSLSVVTFRFDQLVKVGYELNIASALAGVFFIFTVLFTFLSLRYTSAEVAQ
- a CDS encoding extracellular solute-binding protein; translated protein: MNPTRRRLLSGLGTAAAVGLAGCSGGGDSGSTSSSASGSGSGSGDAESFEVGYGDYQTSVSASDFPDKLFVYAVQTGWSNWGALMQEFENNYQVALNDDQRSSGEALSHARQNAQDPNHSAMNGGYTFGVVARNDGLTQPYKPANYDKVPDTLKTDDGHVTATRRMTTTVTYRKDLYEEQGIEPPETWEDLKRPEIASNLQIQPPQAAVGLAGAISINNAYGGSLDDVQPVIDYYNDVKSKGAVFAGNVEQKFTKGEIQTFVEYDYTGLDLKYNSDSIAEDNVDVSLLSGPNGEKGAFNQPYGYAMLKGAPNPAACKLFMDYTLSLEGQRKFLDAFVRPIRAPELELPEEFPAQSRYEETQFQVDYGQLVENQESIIQEIGKGVGLTGY
- a CDS encoding MOSC domain-containing protein, which codes for MPTLSQILTYPVKALDPSTRDRVSITNIGGLSGDRAYAMKDADGKYIHGKRTPAVHRLHTTCDLDSQWFKIRVHGTDQTYEFQLDTDREALESWLSEYFGLNVILAVEPGGGQTDNVIFTTDGKAGPTVISEATIHEVASWYDGICPEQMQQRLRPNLVVSDVPPFWEDRLITDSDYRLQIGDVRLTGAEPIPRCIVPARHPHTGMEYDGFRETFVQKRAETLRAWVDPDDLDENLFSLMIGTEIPESERDGELAVGETVQIVSR